CAGGGGGAAGCTCTTGATTTATCACTAAACTTCTTCTTCGGATTAGTAGTATGTATGGCCTCCTCACAATCCTTCTCGCCATGCCCCAGGCATCCACACACATAACAGAAGAGCGAAAGCTTTCCGTATTTAACTGGAAATCTCTCTATTATGCCTCCCAGCATCTTCAAGCTGACCTCTTTCATCAATGGTTTCCTCAAGTCGATCAGCACCCTAATGTGCAGCGACTTGTTGATCCCTATTATATCAGTCTTATCCACTGCCATGAAGACTCCCATCTTATTCCCAATTGTTCGAGCGTTCGAGTCCTTATTGCGCCCTAGCAATGGCAAGTCATAGACACGGACCCAGAACGGTGCTCTATATAGAGCCATCTCCTATGGTTTCTCCTCTCCTGTAATATCGCTCAAGGCTAGGGTATGGCGATCAAAGTGCCACGGTTGTGACTCCATAACGTATTCTTTGTCCTTCCAATGGTAGAATTGGAAAAAGAACACATTCTTCTCAATGCAATTTGCCTCCATACCGTATTTCGGATTCCAAATACCCTTCATGGTGGCCATTAGCGCATTGGCGTTTACGTTCCTCTCAGTCCATAGTTTCCCAACAACGCCTAGGGAAATTCTTgtttcctcctcctcctcttcctcttctccTATCTCCCATTCTACCTCCTCTTCTCCTCCACCTTCCTCCTCCGGTTGTTCTCTCGTTATGGGAGATTTATTGGTAGCTAAGGTATCCATGGTTGGTTCCACAGAAGCTCGCAGGGTCGAGCAAGAAGCCTTCGATCAATGAAGGGTGAAGCTAGCAGGTTGCTAGATGGAACCCTCCCAAGAGCGCTGAAACCCTAGAGGGAAAAAAAAGCTCCTAACTTAGATaaattgaactaatgaacctaaataactATTAAAAACCCTTTAcatatttattagacttattttaatgtttctaAGCCTTAATTTCACCTACTTTGGacaaattatgcacatttaaggttagTTTGTTTATTACAGGTCGTATTTGacaaaaatggcttatttcgctctcaattttgaactaatgaaTCTAAATAAGAATTTTAAACCCTCTAcatgtttattagacttattttaatgtttctaAGATTAAATCTCACCTACTTGGGTcaagttatacacatttaaggctcgtttgatcattataggtcacattttgactaaaatggtttatttcggtcctaactttcaactaataaacttaaataagtattttaaaccttttacatgtcaAATATACTCACCGGTTTTAAGTTCAAAgattcattctcacctactttgatCAAGTTAtatacatttaaggctcatttgatcattataggccacattttgactaaaatggtttATTTTGGTCTCAACTttaaactaatgaacttaaataagtatttaaaaCGCTTTATATTcctaatacacttagttttatgtttcaaagactcattatcacctactttggtcaagttatgcacatttacggctcgtttgatcattataggtcacattttgactaaaatgacttattttgaccccaattttcaactaatgaacctaaaaagtattttaaaccctttacatgtttattagacttattttaatatgattaccaaaaaaaataaagacttattttaatatttctaagactcattctcacctactttggtcaagttatgcatatTAAAGGCTCGTGTGAttattataggtcatattttggtCTTAAATGGCTTTCTTCGCACCTAACTTTCACCTAATAAACCTAAGACTCAACAAGTTGAACTGTTTTATTTGTATATTTAACCCTTTAATGTACAACTGCATTTAGAAAACatgtataatttcataattatcCACAATAGTAAGCTAACTAAAACTTGTACTAGTCAAGTACTTTTATAAACATAATATTCAAGGTGCAATTTATGTACGTTATACTTAGAAAGAAGATCAAAGAAAAATGGGGCTTCAACCACCTAATCATTGGCATATTTTATTTTCCATTGGCAGTAGAAGATGTAAGAGAATATATATCAATTTCATTATAGAAATTTCGGGCAGGCTTAacttacataaaaaaaaaagatgtaCTTGGCTATAAAGCAGCTGGTTACCCTTCAAGTCAAGTTCTCTTCATAAATTCTTCCTGGATTAACGTGGTAATATCCCTGGAGTCCCCTGTACAGTTTGATAAAAGGTGCAATAATAGATAAGGTGAGAAACGATTTACTAGCAACATGAAAATCTTGGGAAAGGAATGAAAATGCATGCCTTAAAATTCTTCTCCAGCTACAACACTTTTTTCCATGATTTTGATTCCAGTGAGGTCAATGGCCGAGGAGCTTGAATTGTTTCTACATGTTGTAGAAGTCTCAAGATATTACTTAAGGTGGATATAATTAGTACAAGAGTGAAGCCTTCAAATAATAGACAAATTCAAATTAACTATCTTACAAAATGTGAGATGTGAAAAGCTAGGATTAATTAAGTGCAGAAAACCAACTTAAATTTGCACTAACCTCTTTTATTACAAAAATATGGACATCATCAAGGCCAATGTTTTTGTCAGCTCGTGTTCAGAACTTACTCGTGTTCAGGGCTGGTAGTGGTAAACCACATTGAACCTTGACCCAGGAACAAGGCAGATGGGCACAATAAAACAACCGAACACGGCACTGCTAGGCTATGCAAAGCGTGGATTTCCTCTCTGTAAAACCAAAGCTCTTGCAACAACGAAAGTGCAGATGTTACCAGGCTTACATAAACCTCATACAACACGTCAAGGAATCAGTCATTGAATTATCGAAATTAAAAAGAAAGACTAACAGAAAATCAGAATGTGTACCTGAGATAGTAGACTGAAGCCACTAAGATTGATGTACGCAAGTCATAGTGCTAGCTTGATTAACTTAACAACTTTGTCCAAAAACTCAGTTGTAACCACGAAAAAGTGAGAATCACATAGATAGTAAGAAAAAATCAAATTGTAAAGAAAAATTCATTTCAATAAATAAGTATTTGTTATATGTACTCAAATACTGCTCAAACAGTAAAAAGAAGCTTCTAAAAGAAATTCCAAACTCAGCAATCTAACTGACATGAACTGCAAATTCAGCTAGAAAACATAAGAGAAAATTCAGCTAGAAAACATTAGTTCTCACTTGTATTAACATCCCTACAAGAAGTAAATTATGAATTTCACAAAAAGATCGTATGCTGAAAACTTCAGCAGAATGAAACATATATAGTAATGTGTAGAAACGACGAGAACTTGATTGCAGGTGAAGTCGACAAGCTCTTGACACTGGCCAGACGTAGTGGCAGTTCTCACTTAAACTTCAGTCTACCAGGAGCTGATGCAAACTGATGTCTAACTGGCCTAAGATAGACATGGTCGTATGACTTGAACAACATCAACAAGTGGTGTCATAACCTCCCTAACATGCGTGTCTTTGATCTACATTTTCAGTCATGTCCTGAAATGGATATAGCATTTAGTAACACATTACATAATTAAAATGCAATACTACTTTATCCCACAAGGATACTAGATAAATCACTCCATCTCAAAACAAATTGCATAATAATGTGGTTCCTGAAAAGAAGTGTAAATTATGTTCTAACCACACACCATAGAGGATTGTCATAAACCATGGGGCAGAGGCAACCCCTACtcctaccccccccccccccacatgCTTAGCCCACAAACTGCATCTACAACCAATCGAAAACAATAAAATGCGCACGCCGACAGTTATAAGGGATGGTGGTAGTGGCGGCGCACCACCGAACCTGAAACAACAACAAAGTAGCAACAACAACCAGAGGAGTGATAGAATCAAGGAGAAGTTAAGGTTTAGGTGATTTGGGGTTTTCTATTCAATTAATTCAGGGGATAAGTTCAAGGAATTAATTGGAAGGAAGAGGAAGAGTTCGGTGGTGGGGGAAAAACAACGGCGACGCGGCAGGTAGTGGAGAAGCAATTTCACTAGAAAATTAGTAGTATCTTACAAATTGTTTTAAATCACTCAGTATTCAATGAACACATTGCAGCCGTTGCAAGAAGGCATGTGTTAAATTCTGATTCAATTCAATTACACGCACATAATTTCTTATAAAAAATACAGTAAACCCAATTCAAATTTCTGCAATTCTAACCAACAATTTAACTATTCATTCAACAATTTGTACAGATTGTTTCTCAACAAATTAAACCCTAACACAGACAACAGAGGAAACAAATTGCAAGCAGTTGCAACCTGCAAGTAGGCGAATTGATAGTTCAACAATAATACGTGCATAAAATTCAAGctaaattcaaaataaaaacccagaaaaataaaaagaatagaGCAAACCGATTTCAAATTCAAGCAATTTTAACCAAAAAAACAATGGAGATTGAGAGAAAGAGAGATTACAACAGCTTTGTTAATGAGAAACACAACTTCTCCACTAATTTTGAAATCGAAAGAACCCTCACTCTTAACAATACGAATAATTCGACGTCAGAAACGCACATTCAGAAAACTAAGAAATCCTAAGAGCAGCGGCGCCGCGGCTTGTCTCGGTGTGGGTGCTGTGAATTTTGAGTTTTGTGGCCTTGAACCAGAGAACCGGAGAAAAAAAGCGTTTATTTTTAGGGAAAGAAAACTACAGAAGGGGAAGGAGGAGAAGCAGGAAATGAAACTTTTTTGGGAACCTTTTTGTGCTGCTCGTTTgtgaaatgagcccgcacttgatttTAAAGCCCGCACTTGAACTCAAGTGCCGCCAATTTTCTAAAACGAGTCGCACTTgtgaaaattgaattttttttttttaagtgttcccaagtgctgccaatttactaaatgagccgcacttgaagggaagcacatggaagtttttctactagtggacgTATTACTAATCGTAAATAATATTCCAATTTAACTCTGTCAATATTTGACTTGGTAAATGTTTCTCAAATAAGGATCTTCTCCACATTACATATTGGGTTTCAAGATCTAAtgggatagatctaaaaagatgattggactagGTAAAATATGGTTGACACCAAGAGAGGTGACTTcacatgtctcatggaatggtTCTTAGCAAGATTCGGTGTCTCAAAACACCTGATGAGCGAAAGAGGATGAGTGATATACCATATGCTTCCTTGATTGGTTCAATGATGTATATTATGATATGTACACAACCGGGTGTTTGGTACGCACTCAGTGGTACGAGAAAATACCAGTCATACCcaagagaggcacattggactgttaCCATGCAAGAACATTCTTAAGTACCTGGAAATGCATAAGGATGATTTTCTAGTCTATGGTGGATGTGATGAATTGATTGTAAATGGCTATACCAACGCAAGTTTCTAAACCGACATAGATGATTATATATGACAGtatgggtttgtcttctaccttAACAGAgtaaatactttgtaaaacatttatggttaaccattcacacAAAATGAAATATATATCCATTTTCCCATTTGATTGTGCTTTATTAAATTATGAGTCttttcaatttgacaaatatTCATGAAAGACTTGAatatcaaaagttgaaaatggtcacTGGTCGGGAGTTTTTCTATAGAGGTGGATGTATAATAAGCCTTAGACGTCTGGgttgcaagatgactagtagttatgttccttgaactatgtggacatggcaatgtcacaattatatagataattacTTGAAAAGATCAGTATCGAATAGACATATGGAACGTTATTCTATTATCTATTTCTCCTCGTATCTCTTAATTACTCCTTATTTGCTAAAATGTTCATGCAATtgcaaaagaaattaaatgctttacattatttatttatttatatatgttATGGTTAAAGGTGAGCTGATTTACCGAAAAGTGAAGTTGGGGTCCtaaaggtaaaaaaaaaaaaaagtgcatGTCCAAAGagtaaaaaactcaaaagttgaaTCCCCAAACATTAATTTAACTTGTTGTGTGCTTTGTTTTCTATCACTACATGTTGTCTCGTCAACCTCGTCAAGGTTGAGGGTCTGCTTATTAAAGCTTACATATTCGAACCCTCCATCGTTTGTAATTTATATCACTTTCGATTCTTTTTTTTCAGGGGTGTTGCCGGAATGCTTCTTGGGACGGTGTAATAAAATATCTTCTTGAATTGGGTTTTTCTCCTAGTGTGACCAATTTTAATTCACAAAACTAGATTTTgggctcgggcgatgccccgaagGCCGAGTCATCACCTGAATAATTGTAATTATGcctatttttctgtaaaaaaataaaaacaaatcataattaactcctatttttattaaaatcatttttctttctttactaTCACTTTACTatatttcctccgttccggaaatatcgcaccatttgttttttacactattcacactacgactttggcaattttttgtgattcgtacataaggaaattttagtcatgtggggcCATGTTAGTTTTGtattgatatatattttctacatattaatttttttataatttttactcacACACTATttaagatattaagagtcaaaataaTGGTTAGAGGGGTAAAAGTCAACCagggtgcgatatttccgaaacggaggaagtatatcgtTTGCAAAATATAACACGTAAATTTGCATAGCCAAGTGGATAAGTCATTAGTAGTTCCAATCACCAAGTCATGGGTTCGAATCTTGTATTTGcaattttccaataatattggATGACACGTAATGACATGTTTCAAATTGAAAGAGGAGGGCGCCACGTGAAATTGTATACTTTCTtacaaacgccttttaatatattagtatagattaaggCGCATTTAATTTATTGAGAATGTAGCTACCTTTGTCAAACAAGTTAAACACAAAGCATATCTATCCAGGTAGTCTAAAATCAGTAataaatgccttgaactctcgGAACAACATGATTAAAAACCCAGAAGCTGGTAACATTACATGACATCTTTCCTGCCCATAACATTCTTTTGCCTCTCAATCACAAGAATTTAACAAAAATGATTAAACTCTCACGAAATACCAAACAAAAGACGTCAATCACAAGCAAAAGAGAACCAACCATAAAAAAACTTGGTAAGCTACTCCGTAGTTCAACAAGTATTAAACTCTTCAATTCTCGTGGTTTTTACCTGAAATTAACGTATCTGGACTTCTCAAAACCTGTAGGAAATTATTTTGGTCGACCTGAAAACAAGGCTTGATGGTGCAATGCACCGAGATACCGACAAAAAGTgaagaaaaaacaataaaattggAATAGTTTATTAATACTAATAGTGGCAGTCTAAAATAATCATAATGTACACATGTACTTCTTCTATGTGCTTTTGGATCTGGAAAATAAATTATACACGCTTTTTCAACATCACCAAAATTGCCAACTGCATCTTTTTATTCACCGACACAAATCGGCAAAATACTTTCATACTCAACAAAGGGACTTCTATTTCCACTCTCAAAATGCCTTCTAACACTCCACCTCGTTGGAACTAAAAGAGAACGTTTTGAGAGCGAAAAAACAGCGTTTCCCTTAAAAGATCTAAGAGTACAAGTGAAGGGACCCTATTTACTTCTCTCATCTTTGTATTTCATAATAATTCATTTATCTAAAACAGAAAAATAGAATTCACCTGAGCTTGAAATAATCACCGGCGAACTTGGATTCTACGTCCGTGTGAGCATTGTAATATAACCTTCATACCTTGACAAAAACGTAACTCATTAGtttgtgttgtgttgtgttgtgttgtgttgcCTCACGTTCtgttcttttgttgttgttCCTGGTATTTCTTTCTTAGCATTTCCGCATAGATAAGCTCATTCCATGAGTCAGGAACGCCCGGAAGGCACCAGTGACTGCAATCTTGAAACTTTAGTGGCGTTTTTTTCTCTTCTGTGGAGAGCCGTAGCTTTCTGTACACTGATGGGTGACCGTCTTTCCTGTAATCCGTCAATTTTGTAATATTAAGGTAGGAAACAGGGGTTTTCATGCCCATCATTACAGTCTCTAAAACTTTCATTTTCCATGGATATTTCTCTAAGAAAGTGTCATTCCTAATTGGTTCTGTCTCGCTATCGCATTGCCCCCCAGAATTCCATTGCCCACCTCTGCAAAAAGATAGATAATTGGTTATGGTTAGCCTTTTCTTTTCAACTTCAATACGGCAAAGAAAATACATCGTGGATAATATCAGTGTAATTAATTTTCTCCACAGTAGGAAATCTTTTGCCCATCATATTCATATGAAGCATATCAAGCTAAGGTTCAAAACTTGAATATGCAAATGAGCTGGATATTGCCTTCACCTGATTTTTTTACTTAATTGAACTGAATTTTTCTAAATAAAACAGATTTTTTCTGGTGAACTTATGATCAAAATTGATTACTAATCATCAAAGGTGATCTCACTAGTATTTTCCTCACATAGAAGTGATTATCGTAAGTTCAAGAGGACAAGGACAAAAGGATTGTATAAATTTTACTAGTGAATTAGGACATTCGGTAATTAAGGTAAGTGCAGATGACTTTAGGTGAGACAATATTCAACTACATTTTAAAACCTCAGTCGTGGCAAAGAACCATTCTAAACCAGTTGTTGATCTGTATAGCACAATGCTTGGTGGTAAACCCGATATCGTCATATAACATGACCAGAGTAACAAATGTACACAGTGCGTATAATAGAACGGGGTAAGTGACTAAGTGCATGCAATTTCCGTGGTAGCTGCCTTGATGAATAAAATGAGTGGCAGGCTACTAGAACATTGAAACATTTGCATATTGTGAATAATAGGTTAAAACAGACCTGAAATGTGTACTAGAATAGCCGCGGAAGAAGACATGTGTCCTTTGAGGATTAATGTGGGTGTCAACCCACTTTCCCCAAGTTGTTATGGCTTTTCGAAACGCCTCCATAACATCTAACTGTTTGTAGACATTGCTACCTTCTTGGTAATAATCTTCCCTGTTATACAAATAGAACATTTTTAGCCTCGATTAAAAAGAAAGCATGTATATTGTATATTGTATATTGTATATTGTATATTGTATATTGTATATTGTATATTGATGTTAAGAAGAAGAGCAAATTAAATACCCCTTTGATGTCTTCTCATGTGTCCACCAATGCCCGGTATTAAAAATTACAATGTCTGCGTTCTTAAAGTGTTCGGAGTCGTTAGCCACAAGATCTAATCGGAGAGTTTCCTTGGTTGCTCCATTCTTGTCTTTGACTTCCCATTCTTGAACCAAGAAAGGAGCTACAAAGAACTCTACGGTAGCATTATAATCCTATTCAAGCACAAAAAAGTATGCCACTTTAGCTATTTAGCATAAAGCTAACAACAGATAATGAATAATCCAATCTAAATGTTGCAAAATCTTACTTACTTTGAATACAAAAGAGTAAGAAGCTTCATTCCGGAAGTAATGCCTTCCAGAGGCTTCGTAAAcatttttcggatttttaacCGAGTTCTTAAGAATGCAAACCAAGGATTCCCACATATTTCTGTTTAGTGAATCTCCAACAAAAACAAGCCGCTTTCCTCTCAATAATTTCAACATTTTCCTTCCATCCAACCTATAGTAAAAAAATCCATTCAAGTAAAGTGTCGGTGAATCGGTGAGCAAGTATCACAAAATCAACTTCAAGTCATACATAGTTCCAATACTCCCACATGATTGAACGAATCAATCATAAATGCATTGCAAATTCAAAGTAAAGGGGAAGAAAATAAAACACAGTAGCGTATTGAATTTTACACTAACCAAAATTAATACTGAGTATTTATACTttcaataattaaaaatctAAAGCTACCctaatttatttactttttcaaATCAAAGAGAGATCGAATTTTCAGGAAACAAGATATTCAAAATGTCATTAAAAAGTCTCTAAAATCCTAAAGTTATGATCTAGcattaataataaattaaataatttaaatctgaaatttagcaaaccccaaattcaacaaagaaGAAACTGGTATTAACACATTGATGGGAGCAATTAAGTGATAAtaccaaaaaaaatcatatcATATGAAGCAATAatagcaaataaaaaaataaaaatagaagacATTAGCGAAAATTGAGCAAAAAATTACCTAGGTAATGTGCAACCTTTAGGCTTCCATTTGAGCTTCTGATAATCATTATCAGGTCTACCATTAAGAAAACAATTAAATTGTTCATCAATTAATTTACATGATCCAGGTTTATAAAGTGGGTATGATTCATCTCTCACCCATCCTCCATCATACAAATCACAACCAAGCAATGAACCAACCATACTCTTCTTCTCACTCCCCTGTCTCGAACCGGTGTCTGttccattattattattattgctcttACTATCCTGTTTCTGTGACAATGAAGCCGAACCGAAATCCTTCACTTCTCCCACacttccttctttctttgtcGAATTCACTTCGACAGTCGGATTTGAAGTAACAGGAGAGAGAACTGGAGGGGTTGGAGGAGGGGAAACTATTGTACTACTCTGATCACCTTGTTTT
This genomic stretch from Spinacia oleracea cultivar Varoflay chromosome 3, BTI_SOV_V1, whole genome shotgun sequence harbors:
- the LOC110796592 gene encoding protein trichome birefringence-like 1, whose protein sequence is MAESTTKYQLVPNANNNNITTDFKSFFSLFKTRKTSAFVYGVIFVFIAFTIFLAFSPSSTSTSSSTWFINFFTLNNTSPPDYTDESFRSDFPSNFSAQSNPSRSHNITQIQTPISNLTTTQLPPDKNPIFNPEISTILPQISPEIPPILPTQVKPLNPTNNTKYQDKQSDQSSLIPPKPSPVPEKQGDQSSTIVSPPPTPPVLSPVTSNPTVEVNSTKKEGSVGEVKDFGSASLSQKQDSKSNNNNNGTDTGSRQGSEKKSMVGSLLGCDLYDGGWVRDESYPLYKPGSCKLIDEQFNCFLNGRPDNDYQKLKWKPKGCTLPRLDGRKMLKLLRGKRLVFVGDSLNRNMWESLVCILKNSVKNPKNVYEASGRHYFRNEASYSFVFKDYNATVEFFVAPFLVQEWEVKDKNGATKETLRLDLVANDSEHFKNADIVIFNTGHWWTHEKTSKGEDYYQEGSNVYKQLDVMEAFRKAITTWGKWVDTHINPQRTHVFFRGYSSTHFRGGQWNSGGQCDSETEPIRNDTFLEKYPWKMKVLETVMMGMKTPVSYLNITKLTDYRKDGHPSVYRKLRLSTEEKKTPLKFQDCSHWCLPGVPDSWNELIYAEMLRKKYQEQQQKNRT